One genomic window of Herpetosiphonaceae bacterium includes the following:
- the ruvX gene encoding Holliday junction resolvase RuvX, with the protein MVGGRIIALDVGEKRIGVAACDPSGIVVRPVGVVQADPRERALAEIQRIVHDEEAVLVVVGLPLTLRGEHGPQAQRVADFVEKLKAVVTVPLVMRDERFTSVEAQRIIDERGGKRKKRRRGEVDEIAATLILQDYLQELQMQRPARPLDEGDLPHWDD; encoded by the coding sequence ATGGTCGGCGGACGGATCATTGCCCTGGATGTGGGCGAGAAACGGATCGGCGTCGCGGCCTGCGATCCGAGCGGCATCGTGGTGCGGCCTGTGGGCGTGGTGCAGGCCGACCCGCGCGAGCGCGCGCTGGCGGAGATTCAGCGCATCGTCCACGACGAGGAAGCGGTGCTGGTGGTCGTCGGGCTGCCGCTGACGCTGCGCGGCGAGCACGGGCCGCAGGCGCAGCGCGTGGCCGATTTTGTGGAGAAGCTCAAGGCCGTCGTGACGGTGCCGCTGGTGATGCGTGACGAGCGCTTTACCAGCGTCGAGGCGCAGCGGATCATCGACGAGCGCGGCGGCAAGCGCAAGAAGCGCCGCCGGGGTGAGGTCGACGAGATTGCGGCGACGCTGATTTTGCAGGATTACTTGCAGGAGCTACAGATGCAGCGGCCCGCGCGGCCCCTGGATGAGGGCGATCTGCCGCATTGGGATGACTAG
- a CDS encoding alpha/beta fold hydrolase, translating to MRHLISPVRSRPHLSRLGTLLMIGVLLVVLFPAAPTTRAVVPFVPEPCPIPAIPGVQVDCGYLTVPESRSQFTGKTIRLAVAIVRSPNPNKAPDPFLFLQGGPGGATVVLAPILAELYAPILAQRDLILMDQRGTGFSQPHLSCDLGLQQIGRQALPTKLKRAHLPDFIQFQVDQLVSCGQELRAAGNDLSAYNSAENAADFEDLRLALGYGPWNVLGGSYGTRLALSMLQFRQETLRSVVLDSTYPPQANFHYEVFGSYNRTLNVLADECAADAACNRAYPNLLQTFDQLYDRLNASAAQVPIIDPNTQQIVTYLPVSGVTFSTIVFQLFYSTGAIPIMPLLIGETSKGNYIPLGIILGALLTAQEEQPGGAQALGMLMAVQCNEDAPFASRGDFVSARHRYRRASALAFQVFFNEGMLDVCEGIGLNDPDPALNRAITSDRPIMIISGINDPITSPEYAETTASTLPNSFIVFYPRGGHVPSIGSPCLTGAIAAFMTSPGERPDTSCVAREAPLPFVTPPAATGKKLTRAVNKLSRTLPMHVR from the coding sequence ATGCGGCATCTAATCTCGCCAGTAAGATCTCGCCCACACCTTTCGCGCCTCGGTACGCTGCTGATGATCGGCGTTCTGCTCGTGGTGCTGTTCCCGGCAGCGCCGACCACCCGGGCAGTTGTTCCGTTTGTGCCCGAACCCTGTCCAATTCCAGCCATCCCAGGCGTACAGGTCGATTGCGGCTACCTGACCGTGCCCGAGTCGCGTAGCCAGTTTACCGGCAAGACCATTCGGCTGGCGGTGGCGATCGTGCGCTCGCCCAATCCCAACAAAGCGCCCGATCCCTTCCTCTTTCTCCAGGGCGGTCCCGGCGGCGCAACCGTGGTGCTTGCCCCGATTCTGGCGGAGCTGTACGCCCCCATCCTGGCGCAGCGCGACCTGATCCTGATGGATCAGCGCGGCACCGGCTTCTCGCAGCCGCATCTCAGCTGCGATCTTGGCCTGCAGCAGATCGGCAGGCAGGCGCTCCCGACGAAGCTCAAGCGGGCACATCTGCCTGACTTCATTCAGTTTCAGGTCGATCAGCTAGTCAGTTGCGGCCAGGAGCTGCGCGCCGCCGGCAACGATCTTTCGGCCTACAACTCGGCTGAGAACGCGGCGGACTTCGAGGATCTGCGGCTGGCGCTTGGCTACGGGCCGTGGAATGTGCTCGGCGGCTCCTACGGCACGCGGCTGGCGCTCTCGATGCTCCAGTTCCGCCAGGAGACGCTGCGCAGCGTCGTGCTCGACTCGACCTACCCGCCGCAGGCCAACTTCCACTACGAGGTCTTCGGCTCGTACAACCGCACGCTGAACGTGCTCGCTGACGAGTGCGCCGCAGATGCCGCCTGCAACAGGGCCTATCCCAACCTGCTGCAAACATTCGACCAGCTCTACGATCGCCTGAACGCGAGCGCCGCGCAGGTGCCGATTATCGATCCGAATACGCAGCAGATCGTGACCTATCTGCCGGTCAGCGGTGTGACGTTCTCGACGATCGTGTTCCAGCTCTTCTACTCTACCGGGGCGATCCCGATTATGCCGCTGCTCATCGGCGAGACTTCCAAAGGCAACTACATTCCGCTTGGCATTATCCTGGGCGCGCTGCTGACCGCGCAAGAGGAGCAGCCCGGCGGCGCGCAGGCGCTGGGTATGCTCATGGCTGTGCAGTGCAACGAGGACGCGCCGTTCGCGTCACGCGGCGATTTCGTATCCGCGCGCCATCGCTACCGCCGCGCGAGCGCCCTGGCGTTCCAGGTCTTCTTCAACGAAGGCATGCTGGATGTGTGCGAAGGTATCGGCCTGAACGATCCCGATCCGGCACTGAATCGCGCTATCACCAGCGATCGTCCGATCATGATCATCAGCGGTATCAACGATCCGATCACGTCGCCGGAGTACGCCGAAACGACGGCCTCGACGCTGCCGAACAGCTTTATCGTCTTCTATCCGCGCGGCGGGCATGTGCCGAGCATCGGCAGCCCGTGCCTGACGGGCGCGATTGCGGCGTTTATGACCTCGCCGGGCGAGCGCCCCGATACCTCGTGCGTTGCGCGCGAAGCGCCGCTGCCGTTCGTCACGCCGCCCGCAGCGACCGGCAAGAAGTTGACCCGCGCGGTCAACAAGCTCTCGCGCACGCTTCCGATGCACGTCAGGTAG
- a CDS encoding baseplate J/gp47 family protein has product MSNKPSNDRGGRRPSARIEPSLPLSQVGREEEPLLIPIPPQSSIEEICNLVRGAGAARVELLVPDGTRALQSIAGNEMLREAAKASGVRVTLFTADEKTTDAARFAKLDVVSVGGTVAAPRPGDTPRRPTAQRPAIQPPTPPLTPRPPTQPASGTAQPTRQAAPSTPLAASDADFLSQLEAIDHAADAEAPRVQRSEQGALLYDVPGDIGVPSPAQNDAEWQAAFGELDTAMSRAPEEEDLPPLPPRRRPRRASADDVVRERAPRPSLLGALLGVLPQRSRRVADEAAPPDDEGFRMARPERTAEEVAARRRQSRTLLLGPLLALLLITGLVLIVLSSQGSLNFGGFWNSLGLGTPPTITVEPPLSSTEAVTFTDQLVPLVGEPINDPASINVQGVVLTVPVTVTVQGTAAGRAVTPIGFAKGGVTLRNQTSQPVTIPAGTIVAAGGQEFVFDNNVTVPGSRDTGEALVYGFADGTLTARLPGSQGNIPPGTIVAIPGYTSRQFTVSQPAPFTGGSDEEVTIVSPDDVSPLLPQALTDLYARGVTGLQAQVQERPNLSISAGQITPTQELLRSLPPEEYSSVFPPIGQVTQDGAFTLQVFRTFEALANPSDRPIDAELRRAILNLIRQQRPDLGSAEISINGWRRGDQGLIVEAVAVPRGGYQELPESLREEIAQAIRGKARDEAETYLRQLEEEGQIRAFGLPQDWQTVPDNVTVTVDTTASGASQ; this is encoded by the coding sequence GTGAGCAATAAACCGTCGAACGATCGCGGTGGACGCCGCCCCAGCGCGCGGATTGAGCCGTCACTGCCGCTGAGCCAGGTTGGCCGCGAGGAAGAGCCGCTGCTGATCCCGATTCCGCCACAGAGCAGCATCGAGGAGATTTGTAACCTCGTGCGCGGCGCGGGCGCGGCGCGGGTGGAGCTGCTGGTGCCGGATGGCACGCGCGCGCTCCAAAGCATCGCCGGAAACGAGATGCTCCGCGAGGCGGCGAAGGCATCGGGCGTGCGCGTGACGCTCTTCACGGCGGACGAGAAGACGACCGACGCGGCGCGCTTTGCCAAGCTGGACGTCGTCAGCGTCGGCGGCACGGTGGCCGCGCCGCGTCCGGGCGATACGCCTCGCCGCCCGACCGCCCAGCGTCCTGCGATCCAGCCGCCAACACCGCCGCTCACGCCGCGCCCGCCGACGCAGCCAGCCTCCGGCACGGCGCAGCCGACACGACAGGCCGCTCCGTCAACGCCGCTGGCAGCCTCGGATGCTGATTTTCTCTCACAGCTTGAGGCGATCGACCATGCGGCAGACGCGGAAGCGCCGCGCGTCCAGCGCTCCGAGCAGGGCGCGCTCTTGTACGATGTGCCGGGCGACATCGGCGTGCCCAGCCCCGCGCAGAACGACGCCGAGTGGCAGGCCGCCTTCGGCGAACTCGATACCGCCATGTCGCGCGCGCCGGAGGAAGAAGATCTACCGCCGCTGCCGCCGCGCCGCCGTCCACGGCGGGCCAGCGCGGATGATGTTGTGCGCGAGCGCGCTCCGCGTCCTTCGCTGCTGGGAGCGCTGCTTGGCGTGCTGCCGCAGCGCAGCCGGCGCGTCGCCGACGAGGCTGCCCCGCCAGATGACGAAGGCTTCCGCATGGCGCGTCCAGAGCGCACTGCCGAAGAAGTTGCCGCGCGGCGACGACAGTCGCGCACCTTGCTGCTAGGGCCGCTGCTGGCGCTGCTGCTGATCACTGGTCTGGTGCTGATCGTGCTCAGCTCGCAGGGATCGCTGAACTTCGGCGGATTCTGGAACAGCCTTGGCCTGGGCACGCCGCCGACGATCACGGTCGAGCCGCCGCTGAGCAGCACCGAGGCGGTCACGTTTACCGATCAGCTCGTGCCGCTCGTCGGCGAGCCGATCAATGACCCGGCCTCGATCAACGTGCAGGGCGTGGTCCTGACGGTGCCCGTCACGGTGACGGTGCAGGGAACGGCTGCCGGGAGAGCGGTAACGCCGATCGGCTTTGCTAAAGGCGGCGTCACGCTCCGTAACCAGACCTCGCAGCCGGTGACAATCCCGGCGGGCACGATCGTCGCGGCGGGCGGGCAAGAGTTCGTCTTCGACAACAATGTGACGGTGCCGGGCAGCCGCGATACCGGCGAGGCGCTGGTCTATGGCTTTGCCGATGGGACGCTCACGGCGCGGCTGCCCGGATCGCAGGGCAATATTCCGCCGGGCACGATCGTCGCGATACCGGGCTATACCAGCAGGCAGTTCACCGTCTCTCAGCCTGCGCCGTTTACCGGCGGCTCCGACGAAGAGGTGACGATTGTCTCGCCCGACGATGTAAGCCCGCTGCTGCCTCAGGCGCTGACCGATCTGTACGCCAGAGGCGTCACCGGGCTACAGGCGCAGGTGCAGGAGCGGCCCAATCTCTCGATCTCCGCCGGACAGATCACGCCGACCCAGGAGCTACTGAGGTCGCTGCCGCCTGAGGAATACTCCTCGGTCTTCCCGCCGATCGGCCAGGTGACGCAGGACGGCGCGTTCACGCTGCAAGTCTTCAGGACCTTCGAGGCGCTGGCAAATCCGAGCGACAGGCCGATCGACGCAGAGCTGCGACGGGCGATCCTCAACCTGATCCGCCAGCAGCGGCCCGATCTGGGGAGCGCCGAGATTTCGATCAACGGCTGGCGGCGCGGCGATCAAGGCTTGATCGTGGAGGCGGTCGCGGTGCCGCGCGGCGGCTACCAGGAGTTGCCGGAGTCCCTCCGCGAGGAGATCGCCCAGGCGATCCGGGGCAAGGCCCGCGATGAGGCCGAGACGTATCTGCGGCAGCTCGAAGAAGAGGGCCAGATCAGGGCCTTTGGCCTGCCCCAGGACTGGCAGACGGTGCCCGACAATGTGACGGTGACGGTCGACACGACGGCCTCCGGTGCGAGTCAGTGA
- a CDS encoding zinc-binding dehydrogenase, translated as MKAAIFREHGPIENLEYADVPTPAPGPHEVLVRVRACALNHLDLFVREGIPGINLEFPHIGSSDIAGEIEALGVAVEGWREGEHVVINPSLSCGTCEFCIMGEESLCGRYRIIGEHLRGGAAEYIVVPSANLFRIPDDYPFEQAAAAPLVYMTAWRALISQGQLRAGQSILILGAGGGVATAAIQIAKLAGAYVYAASRDETKRQQALKLGADEVLDTNADFSKELWKRTSKRGVDVVLENVGAATWERALRSVVKGGRVVVYGATSGPQVQIDLRQLFWKQYAIIGSTMANSREFNTVMRLVFWERRLQPVVDRVLPLSQMREAQRALESGEQFGKIVLRP; from the coding sequence ATGAAAGCTGCGATCTTCCGTGAGCATGGCCCGATCGAAAACCTGGAATACGCCGACGTGCCGACGCCAGCGCCCGGCCCACACGAGGTGCTGGTGCGCGTGCGCGCGTGCGCGCTCAATCATCTCGATCTCTTTGTGCGTGAGGGCATTCCCGGCATCAACCTGGAGTTTCCGCACATCGGCAGCTCGGACATCGCTGGTGAGATCGAGGCGCTCGGCGTGGCGGTGGAGGGCTGGCGCGAAGGCGAGCATGTGGTGATCAATCCCTCGCTCTCATGCGGCACGTGCGAGTTTTGCATCATGGGCGAGGAGAGCCTGTGCGGGCGCTACCGGATCATCGGCGAGCATCTGCGGGGCGGCGCGGCTGAGTATATCGTCGTGCCCAGCGCCAACCTGTTCCGCATCCCCGACGATTATCCCTTCGAGCAGGCCGCCGCCGCGCCGCTGGTCTATATGACCGCCTGGCGTGCATTGATCAGCCAGGGCCAGCTACGTGCGGGGCAATCGATCCTGATCCTGGGCGCGGGCGGCGGCGTCGCGACGGCGGCGATCCAGATCGCGAAGCTCGCGGGCGCGTACGTGTATGCCGCGTCGCGCGACGAGACGAAGCGCCAGCAGGCGCTCAAGCTCGGCGCGGATGAGGTGCTGGATACCAACGCCGATTTTTCTAAGGAGCTTTGGAAGCGCACCAGTAAGCGCGGCGTCGACGTGGTGCTCGAAAATGTCGGCGCGGCAACCTGGGAGCGCGCGCTGCGCTCGGTGGTTAAAGGCGGGCGTGTGGTGGTCTATGGCGCGACGAGTGGGCCGCAGGTGCAGATCGATCTACGCCAGCTTTTCTGGAAGCAGTACGCGATCATCGGCTCGACCATGGCGAACAGCCGCGAGTTCAACACCGTGATGCGGCTGGTCTTCTGGGAGCGGCGGCTTCAGCCGGTTGTGGATCGTGTCCTGCCCTTGTCGCAGATGCGCGAGGCGCAGCGGGCGCTCGAAAGCGGCGAGCAGTTCGGTAAGATCGTGCTGAGGCCGTAG
- a CDS encoding class I SAM-dependent methyltransferase gives MSTLNRHEQDTPDSRFAPHPHRQFWDTRYRDSFYPRWPSALLERWLTRLTPGYALDVACGAGRHTLLLAQYGWRALGVDISPVALHLARAEARMRALTVDLLAANLEDYPLPPAHFDLVCVFRFLERALCPRLATSLKPGGVLIYETFTIEQRSYEGGPRTDDRLLQPGELPRLFPALDVLEYREGVTEEDGRPRALAGLVARRPTDSL, from the coding sequence ATGAGCACGTTGAATCGACACGAGCAGGATACGCCAGACTCCCGCTTCGCGCCGCATCCGCACCGGCAGTTCTGGGATACTCGCTACCGCGATTCGTTCTATCCGCGCTGGCCGTCGGCGCTGCTTGAGCGCTGGCTGACGCGCCTGACTCCCGGCTACGCGCTCGATGTCGCGTGTGGCGCTGGCCGTCATACGCTGCTGCTGGCGCAGTACGGCTGGCGGGCGCTCGGCGTCGATATTTCTCCGGTCGCGCTCCACCTTGCCCGCGCCGAGGCCCGCATGCGCGCGCTGACGGTCGATCTGCTGGCGGCCAATCTTGAGGACTATCCGCTGCCGCCCGCGCACTTCGATCTGGTCTGCGTCTTTCGCTTTCTGGAGCGCGCGCTGTGTCCCAGGCTGGCGACAAGCCTCAAGCCGGGCGGCGTGCTGATCTACGAAACCTTTACGATCGAGCAGCGCAGCTACGAGGGCGGGCCGCGCACCGACGATCGGCTGTTGCAGCCCGGCGAGCTGCCCCGGCTCTTTCCGGCGCTCGACGTGCTCGAATACCGCGAGGGTGTGACCGAAGAGGATGGCAGGCCGCGTGCGCTGGCTGGCCTGGTGGCACGCCGACCAACCGACTCGCTATAA
- the aroB gene encoding 3-dehydroquinate synthase, protein MQHKIALVGLSGSGKTTVGRLLAESLGWRYIDTDHLVEARAQQPIAQIIAQTGEAAFRHLESQALMEALKQQHVVIATGGGIVEDPANRERLRNTTFTVWLHAPTATLVSRLDGTTDRPLLADGPATRLAQMAERRAPLYAAIADWTIVTVGLTPAQVVDEILHGRSLRSAAEQSDGLQVTTPGGTYSVRAGHHLLAELPGWLERLGLRGRVWLVSDTTVFPLHGGRVCELLRSRNHVVGVHAIPAGEQYKTLDTVRQVYDWLLAQSVERGDVLLALGGGVVGDLAGFVAATVLRGIAVVQLPTTVLAMVDSAIGGKTGVDHAVGKNLIGAFHQPRLVLADTSVLPTLPTAERAAGWAEAIKHGIIGDPQLFSQLKQHAQAVLDLEEPITGALIQRAAAHKVRVVSGDEREHGGRITLNYGHTIGHAVEAESGYTLRHGEAIAVGMMAAGTIAARLGIFDPAALDEQRIVLEAFGLPTRLPTTIDPGCVLQRLGSDKKVRSSRVRWVLPTRIGATVVRDDVPIELVAEVLDGLRETTD, encoded by the coding sequence ATGCAGCATAAAATCGCACTGGTCGGCCTCAGCGGCAGCGGCAAAACCACGGTAGGCCGTCTGCTGGCAGAGTCCTTAGGTTGGCGCTATATCGACACCGATCATCTGGTCGAAGCGCGGGCGCAGCAGCCCATCGCGCAGATCATCGCGCAGACGGGCGAGGCAGCCTTCCGGCATCTTGAGTCGCAGGCGCTAATGGAGGCGCTTAAGCAGCAGCACGTGGTGATCGCGACCGGCGGCGGCATCGTCGAAGATCCGGCGAATCGCGAGCGGCTGCGGAATACCACCTTCACCGTCTGGCTGCACGCGCCCACGGCAACGCTTGTCTCGCGGCTCGACGGCACCACCGATCGGCCACTGCTGGCCGATGGCCCTGCGACGCGGCTGGCGCAGATGGCGGAGCGTCGCGCGCCGCTCTACGCCGCGATTGCGGACTGGACGATCGTTACCGTCGGGCTAACGCCCGCGCAGGTGGTGGACGAGATTCTGCATGGCCGCAGCCTGAGAAGCGCGGCAGAGCAGAGCGACGGCCTTCAGGTGACGACGCCGGGCGGCACGTATAGCGTGCGAGCGGGTCATCATCTCCTCGCCGAGCTGCCCGGCTGGCTCGAACGTCTGGGGCTGCGCGGGCGGGTCTGGCTCGTCAGCGATACGACCGTTTTTCCGCTGCATGGTGGGCGCGTGTGCGAGCTGCTGCGCAGCCGCAATCATGTGGTCGGGGTGCATGCGATTCCGGCGGGCGAGCAGTATAAAACGCTCGATACCGTGCGTCAGGTGTACGACTGGCTGCTGGCGCAGAGCGTCGAGCGCGGCGATGTGCTGCTGGCGCTGGGCGGCGGCGTGGTCGGGGATCTGGCCGGTTTTGTCGCCGCGACGGTGCTGCGCGGCATTGCGGTGGTGCAACTGCCGACGACGGTGCTGGCGATGGTCGACAGCGCGATCGGCGGCAAAACCGGCGTCGATCACGCGGTGGGCAAGAACCTGATCGGCGCGTTCCACCAGCCGCGTCTGGTGCTGGCCGATACGAGCGTGCTGCCGACGCTGCCGACCGCCGAGCGCGCGGCGGGCTGGGCCGAGGCGATCAAGCATGGCATCATCGGCGATCCGCAGCTCTTTTCACAACTCAAGCAGCACGCCCAGGCCGTGCTCGACCTGGAGGAGCCGATCACGGGCGCGCTGATCCAGCGTGCGGCGGCGCATAAAGTGCGCGTCGTCAGCGGCGACGAGCGCGAGCACGGCGGTCGGATCACGCTCAACTACGGCCATACGATCGGCCACGCGGTCGAGGCGGAGAGCGGCTACACGCTGCGGCACGGCGAGGCCATCGCGGTCGGCATGATGGCCGCCGGGACGATCGCCGCGCGGCTCGGAATCTTCGATCCGGCGGCGCTCGACGAGCAGCGTATCGTGCTGGAGGCGTTCGGCCTGCCCACACGCCTGCCAACGACGATCGATCCAGGATGTGTGCTCCAGCGGCTCGGCAGCGACAAGAAGGTGCGATCTAGCCGCGTGCGCTGGGTGCTGCCCACCAGGATCGGCGCGACAGTTGTACGCGACGACGTGCCGATCGAGCTGGTCGCCGAGGTGCTCGACGGCCTGCGCGAGACGACGGATTGA
- a CDS encoding response regulator transcription factor — protein MGQEILVVDDDPKTVDLIRLYLEQAGYGVLVAYDGKQALDLVRQKHLDLVVLDVMLPMVEGLEVCRMLRTQSKIPIIMLTAKTTESDKLLGLELGADDYITKPFSPREVVARVRAVLRRSNDEQDLQEMRFGDLVLDVASHEVRVRGVPQHLTPKEFKLLETLAKEPGRAFSRTELLERVFGFDYEGLERTVDVHVMNVRKKIEPDPARPTYILTVYGMGYKFAEGEASA, from the coding sequence ATGGGACAAGAGATCTTAGTCGTAGATGATGACCCGAAAACAGTAGATTTAATCAGGCTCTACTTAGAACAGGCAGGCTACGGCGTGCTGGTAGCGTACGATGGCAAACAGGCGCTGGATCTGGTGCGGCAAAAGCATCTCGATCTCGTGGTGCTGGACGTGATGCTGCCGATGGTCGAGGGGCTGGAGGTGTGTCGCATGCTGCGCACGCAATCGAAAATCCCGATCATCATGCTCACGGCCAAAACGACGGAATCGGATAAGCTGCTGGGCCTTGAGCTGGGCGCTGATGACTATATCACCAAGCCATTCAGCCCCCGCGAGGTCGTCGCCAGAGTGCGAGCGGTGCTGCGACGGTCCAACGACGAGCAGGATCTGCAAGAGATGCGCTTCGGCGATCTGGTGCTGGACGTGGCGAGCCATGAGGTTCGGGTGCGCGGCGTTCCCCAGCATCTCACGCCCAAAGAGTTTAAGCTGCTCGAAACGTTAGCCAAGGAGCCTGGCCGAGCGTTCTCGCGGACAGAGCTGTTGGAGCGGGTGTTTGGCTTCGACTACGAGGGGCTTGAGCGGACGGTGGATGTGCATGTCATGAACGTGCGCAAAAAAATCGAGCCTGATCCGGCGCGTCCTACCTATATTTTGACGGTGTATGGCATGGGCTATAAGTTCGCCGAGGGTGAAGCTAGCGCATAG
- a CDS encoding hemolysin family protein, which translates to MDIVWLEFGLIVLLMIANGFFAASEIAVVSARRGRLQQRAEEGSTGAQTALDLAHEPNRFLATVQVGITLIGTFAAAFGGDVLSDPLSEALEPFAGAYAHPIALTLVVLLLTYLSLILGELVPKRIALQQAEHIATAVAPTMRLISRIAAPVVWFLTISTEAVLRLLGRHQQEAEHVTEEDVLSLVREGTEGGTLEAAERDLIERVFDFTDATARSIMTPRTEIFAVPYELPFDQIVARVIESEYSRIPVYRGTPDTIEGVLYAKDILRATQGHADPPPQLAELIRPPVFVLEHQRISAVLQQFKQTRHHLALVIDEYGQIEGLITLEDVLEELMGDIADEYDEADTMVVRRADGSFLVDGLLSYADAEHRLGLPPREDLAELPPFDTIAGLLLSLFEHIPTTGETVTLGDWYFEVVDMDGVRIDKVLIRSQGPQVEREQNEAALALRAVLPGPTPPHSAAHPDDPGASDARTQPPESPRSADGNDTGQDRRM; encoded by the coding sequence ATGGATATCGTGTGGCTGGAGTTCGGGCTGATCGTACTGCTGATGATCGCCAATGGCTTTTTTGCCGCCTCTGAGATCGCCGTGGTTTCTGCGCGGCGCGGGCGGCTCCAGCAGCGCGCGGAGGAGGGCAGCACGGGCGCGCAGACGGCGCTCGATCTGGCGCACGAGCCGAACCGCTTTCTGGCGACGGTGCAGGTTGGCATCACGCTGATCGGAACGTTCGCGGCGGCATTCGGCGGCGATGTCCTATCCGATCCGCTGTCTGAGGCGCTTGAACCTTTCGCCGGAGCGTACGCTCATCCGATCGCGCTGACGCTGGTGGTGCTGCTGCTGACCTATCTCTCGCTGATCCTGGGCGAGCTGGTGCCGAAGCGCATCGCGCTCCAGCAGGCCGAGCACATCGCCACGGCGGTCGCGCCGACGATGCGCCTGATCTCACGAATCGCCGCGCCGGTGGTCTGGTTTCTCACGATCTCCACCGAGGCTGTGCTGCGGCTGCTTGGCCGTCACCAGCAGGAGGCCGAGCACGTTACCGAAGAAGATGTCCTGTCGCTGGTCCGCGAGGGCACAGAAGGCGGTACGCTGGAGGCGGCAGAGCGCGATCTGATCGAGCGCGTCTTTGATTTTACCGACGCGACCGCCCGCTCGATCATGACGCCGCGCACGGAGATCTTCGCCGTGCCCTATGAGCTGCCGTTCGATCAGATCGTCGCGCGGGTGATCGAGTCGGAGTACTCGCGCATTCCGGTCTACCGTGGCACGCCCGACACAATCGAGGGGGTGCTCTACGCCAAGGATATCCTGCGCGCCACGCAGGGCCATGCCGATCCGCCACCGCAGCTTGCCGAGCTGATCCGCCCGCCCGTCTTTGTGCTGGAGCACCAGCGCATCTCGGCGGTGCTTCAGCAGTTCAAGCAGACGCGCCATCACCTGGCGCTGGTGATCGACGAGTACGGGCAGATCGAGGGCTTGATCACCTTGGAAGATGTGCTGGAAGAGCTGATGGGCGATATTGCCGACGAGTACGACGAGGCCGATACGATGGTTGTGCGCCGCGCCGACGGCTCCTTCCTGGTCGATGGGCTGCTCTCGTACGCCGACGCCGAGCACCGCCTGGGGCTGCCGCCGCGCGAGGACCTGGCAGAGCTGCCGCCCTTCGACACCATTGCGGGGCTGCTGCTGTCGCTCTTCGAGCATATTCCGACGACCGGCGAGACGGTGACGCTCGGCGATTGGTACTTCGAGGTCGTGGATATGGACGGCGTGCGGATCGATAAGGTGCTGATCCGCAGCCAGGGGCCGCAGGTCGAGCGCGAGCAGAACGAGGCTGCGCTGGCGCTCCGCGCGGTGCTCCCAGGGCCCACCCCGCCGCACTCCGCCGCACACCCCGACGATCCAGGCGCGTCCGATGCCCGTACGCAGCCGCCAGAATCGCCTCGCAGCGCTGACGGAAATGATACGGGACAGGATCGTCGCATGTGA
- a CDS encoding AIM24 family protein: protein MAQFDVLEQEGVRMVKATLQNETIRSEAGALSYMRGDLVMESRGPGASGLFKAMATGESIFRPTYTGTGEVYLEPSFANFHAFDLQGKDWILERGAYWASDGDVDVDVHRDSALTSLLSGQGLVNFQTKVRGRGQVVVIAQGDVQELRLINDKLVVDGTFVIARTGNLKYRIERAAKSLFGSMSSGEGLVSTFEGTGTVLIAPIPYWRYRLMTGMTMAPGAR from the coding sequence ATGGCACAGTTCGACGTCCTTGAACAAGAAGGCGTGCGGATGGTGAAAGCGACGTTGCAGAATGAAACTATCCGCAGTGAAGCCGGAGCCTTGTCCTACATGCGCGGCGATCTCGTCATGGAGTCGCGCGGTCCGGGGGCATCTGGCTTGTTTAAGGCTATGGCAACGGGCGAGTCGATCTTTCGACCGACCTACACCGGCACTGGCGAAGTCTATCTGGAGCCATCTTTCGCCAATTTTCATGCGTTCGACCTGCAAGGCAAGGATTGGATTCTTGAGCGCGGGGCATACTGGGCCTCCGATGGCGATGTCGACGTCGATGTGCATCGGGACAGTGCCCTCACCAGCTTGCTCAGCGGGCAAGGATTGGTCAATTTTCAGACCAAGGTTCGGGGTCGTGGGCAAGTCGTGGTCATCGCGCAGGGCGATGTGCAGGAACTTCGCCTGATCAACGATAAGCTGGTTGTGGATGGCACCTTCGTTATTGCCCGCACCGGCAACCTGAAATACCGGATCGAGCGTGCCGCGAAATCCCTGTTCGGCTCGATGTCATCAGGGGAAGGTTTAGTGAGTACCTTTGAGGGCACCGGCACGGTCCTCATCGCGCCGATCCCGTACTGGCGTTATCGCCTGATGACAGGCATGACGATGGCACCAGGCGCGAGATAA